GCTCGACGGCTGCTTTCAGGCGCTGGGCGGAGCGACCGGCATCCGCGAGGGGGAGCAGCTCTCGAGCACGGTGCTGCCGGTGGGGCTCCGGCGGCTTCGGCTCCTGCGGCGCGGCGCGGCCACCGGCTGGGCCCACGCGCGGCTCCGGCCGGGCGCGGGGGGCGCGGGGGGGCTGGAAGGCGAGGTGACGCTCTATAACGACGAGGGGCTGCCGATCCTCGAGGCCGAGGGGCTCGTGGTGCGCACCCTCGAGGGGCTCGCGCTCTCGGCGGAGGGGCTGACCCACGCCGTGAGCTGGGACGAAAGAGCCGTGGCCGAGCTCCCCGCGAGCGGGCCCTCCTCTCGCCGGTGGCTGCTCGTCGGGGAGGGTCAGGGGCTCACCGAGCGGCTGGCCGAGCGGCTGCGCGGGCGCGGCGAGCCGGTGGTGACGGCGCTGGGGACGGAGGCGCCGGGAGAGGCGGCGCCGCATCGGCGCAAGCTCGACCTCGCGGACCCCGCGGCGCTCGAGGCGCTCGTGACGAGCCTGGCCGGAGACGACTGGGTGGCCCCTACAGAGCTCGTCTACCTCGGCGCGCTCGAGCTCGGCGCGGCGAGCGAGGAGCGGGCCTTCGCCGAGGCCGAAGCGCGCGGCGGCGCCTGGCTCGAGCTCGTGCGGGCGGTCGTGAAGGGACGGCTCAAGACGATCCCGAGGGTGACGATCGTGTCGGCCGGGGCCCACGCCGTGGGGGACGACGCGCCTCCGCTCGCGCCAGGACTCCTCGCGCAGGCGGTCTTCGCCGGCCTCGGCGCCACGCTGGCGCTCGAGCACCCGGAGCTCCGGCCGCGGCAGATCGACCTCTCCTCGGGCACGCCGGACGAGGAAGAGCTCGCGCTGCTCCTCCGGCTGCTCGCGGAAGGGGGCGCTCCGGACCGCCTCGCGGTGCGGGCCGGGCGCTGCCTGGCGGCCCGCCTCGTACCCCTGCCCCTCGCGTCGCCGTCGCCGTCCACGCCTCCGGCGCCTCTCTGCCGACCGGAGGCGAGCTATCTCGTGACGGGAGGACTCGGGGGTCTCGGGCTCGCGGTGGCCTCCTGGCTGGTCGAGCAAGGGGCGCGTCGCGTCTGTCTCCTCGGGCGGCACGGCGTGAGCGAACCGCGGCAGGCCGAGGCCATCGCGGCGCTCGAGGGGCGAGGGGCCCGCGTGCTCGTCCTAGAGGGCGACGTGGCTGACGCTCCGGCGCTCGTGCGCGTCGTGGAGACCATGGAGGCCGAGCTCGGTCCTCTCGGCGGCGTGATCCACGCGGCGGGCCTGCTCGAGAACGCGCTGCTCCTGGACCTGGATCGGCAGAGGCTCGGTCGGGTCTGGGCGCCGAAGGTGCAGGGAGCGTGGAACCTGCACCTCGCCACGCGCGACCGGCCGCTCGACTTCTTCGTCCTCTTCTCGTCGATGGCCGCGCTCCTCGGGGCGCCGGGGCAGGGGAACTACGCCGCAGCGAACGCCTTCCTCGAGGCGCTCGGTCCGGCGCGCCGGCGGGCGGGCCTCCCCGCGACGGTGATCGCCTGGTCGGCGTGGGCCGAGATCGGCGCCGCGGCCCGCGCGCTCGCGAGCGGTCGGTTCGCGCTGCTCGACGGAAGCCGCGCCCTGCTCCCCGCAGAGGCGCTGGCCACGCTGGGGCAGATTCTCTCTGCGCGGGCGCCCCAGGTGGCCGTCTTCTCGCTCGACCTGCCGCGGCTGGTCCATGCCACCCGTGGCGAGGCCCCGGCCGTTCCGGCGCTCCTGCGCGCGCTGCTGCCCGAGGCGCGGCCCGGCGGTGCAGCCACCCCGCGCCTGCGCGACGAGCTCCTCTCGCTGGAGGTCGCGGCGCGGGACGCCCGCCTCGAGGAGTACCTGACCTCCCAGGTGGCGCGCACCCTCGGGCTGCCGGCCGCCCGGATCGATCTAGAACGTCCGCTCCAGGAGCTGGGCCTCGACTCGCGCCTGGCCATCCTGCTCAAGAACCAGGTCAACCGCGACCTCGGCGAGGTCCTGCCGATCGTGCGGCTCGTGGAAGGGCCGAGCCTGGCCGGTCTGCGGCGGATCGTGCTCGACGAGCTCGGCCGTGGCGCGCGCGCCGAACCCCGGCCGCTGGACCTCGAGGCCGAGGGGCGGCTCCCCGACGACCTCGTGCCCGCGGGGACTCTCCCCGCGCGCTTCGCCGCGCCGCGGACGCTGCTTCTCACGGGGGCCACGGGTTTCCTCGGCGGCTTTCTCGTGGCCGAGCTGCTCGCGGGAGCCGACCTCCAGCTGGTCTGCCTGGTGCGCGCGGCGAGCGACGCGGAGGCGCTCGGGCGGGTCAAGGCGCAGCTCGAGGCGCAGGGGCTCTGGCGAGCGGGCTTCGAGGGGCGGCTCTCGGCCGTGGCCGGCGACCTCGCCGCCCCGCGCTTCGGGCTGGCTCCGGCGCGCTACGAGGCGCTGGCGGGCCGGGTGGACGAGGTCTTGCACAACGGCGCCCGCATCGACCTCGTGCTCCCCTACGAGGCGCTCCGGGACGCCAACGTGGGTGGGACCCTCGAGGCGTTGCGTCTCGCCCTCCACGGGCGCGTGCGCCCGCTGCACTACGTCTCGACCTTGGCCATCTTCCAGGCCGACGCCTACGAGGCCGAGCCGCGGATCTTCGAGGACGCGCCGCTCCTGCCGGCGACGGGTCTGGTCTCGGGCTACATGCAGACCAAGTGGGTCTCCGAGCGCCTGCTCGAGGCGGCGCGCGCGCGCGGTCTGCCGGTCACCGTGCTGCGGCCGGGCCTCATCAGCGGGGATTCGA
This portion of the Deltaproteobacteria bacterium genome encodes:
- a CDS encoding thioester reductase domain-containing protein; translated protein: ALLETLGRLHAAHAPVELARSFAPPVRPIPLPSYPWQREAHWLAPPEVHAAGSSAPSAERAHPLLRERAGTGESAEGRGYEVRLGGALRDHRVKGVAVAPAAAYLAAALGAAARGRPRAVLQIEELQLEQLATLPEQGELALDLQLESTEAATTFELRRTSGARLARGRLVDGASATPAVPRETLAELRARCPATLSAEGFYSASAGAGWEFGPAFRTVCGMSQGEGEALVRLELPDALAREASAYEIHPVLLDGCFQALGGATGIREGEQLSSTVLPVGLRRLRLLRRGAATGWAHARLRPGAGGAGGLEGEVTLYNDEGLPILEAEGLVVRTLEGLALSAEGLTHAVSWDERAVAELPASGPSSRRWLLVGEGQGLTERLAERLRGRGEPVVTALGTEAPGEAAPHRRKLDLADPAALEALVTSLAGDDWVAPTELVYLGALELGAASEERAFAEAEARGGAWLELVRAVVKGRLKTIPRVTIVSAGAHAVGDDAPPLAPGLLAQAVFAGLGATLALEHPELRPRQIDLSSGTPDEEELALLLRLLAEGGAPDRLAVRAGRCLAARLVPLPLASPSPSTPPAPLCRPEASYLVTGGLGGLGLAVASWLVEQGARRVCLLGRHGVSEPRQAEAIAALEGRGARVLVLEGDVADAPALVRVVETMEAELGPLGGVIHAAGLLENALLLDLDRQRLGRVWAPKVQGAWNLHLATRDRPLDFFVLFSSMAALLGAPGQGNYAAANAFLEALGPARRRAGLPATVIAWSAWAEIGAAARALASGRFALLDGSRALLPAEALATLGQILSARAPQVAVFSLDLPRLVHATRGEAPAVPALLRALLPEARPGGAATPRLRDELLSLEVAARDARLEEYLTSQVARTLGLPAARIDLERPLQELGLDSRLAILLKNQVNRDLGEVLPIVRLVEGPSLAGLRRIVLDELGRGARAEPRPLDLEAEGRLPDDLVPAGTLPARFAAPRTLLLTGATGFLGGFLVAELLAGADLQLVCLVRAASDAEALGRVKAQLEAQGLWRAGFEGRLSAVAGDLAAPRFGLAPARYEALAGRVDEVLHNGARIDLVLPYEALRDANVGGTLEALRLALHGRVRPLHYVSTLAIFQADAYEAEPRIFEDAPLLPATGLVSGYMQTKWVSERLLEAARARGLPVTVLRPGLISGDSILGRTDRDGWFRLLLAELLGRQVAPAVELPLNLTPVDYVARAIARLVLRRESLGHAFHLFNPTSGRLEQVLAFVAQKGHAIQRLPLPAWRELVGGGAGQPAASLFAQLLPALLRPELVIDPEAYDLAKKIDGANAARGLEGSGIACPRLDETLLETYFAYLGRQGWLGS